The sequence GctgaaaactgtaggtcgctccatttgtagaacaacatcaagactcataccacaaataagaggaggagcgtAAGAAGTTGAAAGttcttttgaaattgaaaataaattttttttttgtgtaaagttTCAAGCTTTTTATAGCGTTATATGGTTCTACAACTACAACTAtgtaactatatttttataaaaaaatagtggtgTGCTTATAATTTTCCAGCAGGGTGTGTAAGAGAAAATATCGTCGGGGTACGAATGAATAGTGTTTAGGGCGAGTATAACTCTGGTGCTACTTTTTCGTGTGAATGGGGGTGTGCTGGTGTCACTGGGTCCAAATTTGAATCTGAAACCAATGCCTCGGTAGGTAGGTGGAATTTAGATACCATTATGAGGCCTCCAACATGCAGATATCTTCAGCCAAGCAGAGCTGTTTATATAACGGAGAAGGTTGATAGGTTGTTAGCAAACGACGAGAAAACGTGGAcagtcaattaaattaaatgaatcaaATCAAATTAACTAGTCGAcaaattaaatcaataaaatgttaaatgaagaaaatcattttcttccattttattgataaactatttttttcctaGTAAACCTTGATTCACACATTTCTTGCGGCAAGCAAAGTTGTAGTTTAGATTTTCCATTGGAGGTACTGCTGAGACTTAAAACTGCAGACTTGAGAAACATCTTAGGTTTCGACTCAACTTTTAGACATGAATATTAATTGGTAAtgtcaattaaaattattaatttcaattcgcGGATATACTGCTCTTGTTAAGATAATTTTTAATAGGCAAAATTCGCCACAACAAGGACTGAGAAATTCCAATCAGATATCATGTGATAAGATCTTATAATGAAATCATGTTATGGAATCGTATGATGAGATCATGTGATAATATTGTATGATAAGGTCATAAAAGCAGATCAAATGATGAGATCATGTGATAATGTCGTATGATAAAGTCATATAAGAAGATCAAATTATGAGATCATGTGATAATATTGTATGATAAGGTCATAAAAGCAGATCAAATGATGAGATCATGTGATAATGTCGTATGATAAAGTCATATAAGAAGATCAAATGATGAGATCATGTGATAATATTGTATGATAAGGTCATAAAAGCAGATCAAATGATGAGATCATGTGATAATGCCGTATGATAAGGTCGTATTCGGAGATCACAAGAGAGGTCATGCGATAAGATCGTATGATGAAATTATATGATGTAGTCTGAAGTTAGTTTTCAGGAAActtcaaatatttcttatttgcgCGAATCTAGCAAAATTAATACGTCATGTtcaaaataacttaaatataTTTGGCAGGCAGATATGAATATCGAAtgccgattttttttattttttgtatatttgccaagcgaatctattaaaggtggtatcggtaaatcagctgatttgtttttttttctttcgccgtgcccATGTGGCtttcagcccagaatgaaacaaagcggattcattttttgttttttactttgccaatacttttctttgacaatcaaacgtaaaaAACATCGTTGTTGCTCTAGTGCTATCATCTTTACTGAAAGCGCCTTGTATATAGGTCAAACACATTTTGAAAGTGCGAAAATATTCCTTATTTGAGCCGATCTGGAAAAATCATTATCACCAACGCGCTCAGCATATCTTACATACCAGTGACAGATATCTGCGATATGTATGTCCCATTTGTGTGTTATCAGAGTGAAATTAGTATGGCAATGAATTATTTCTTGATTGCTTTGtcattgctgctgttgttgcccaccttcggtttttttttgtttggctaaGCGCTGCAAATGTGGGTCAACCGGCAGCACGCTGGACACTTTAACTGTAATATTCAACAAAGACAGTATTATTTTGCACGAAATATCTGAGTACTTGTTatgaacttaaaaattaaacttttttggcaatgaaatgcaaaattaagatGTTAAGTGTTCATGAGTGGGTGCtgcgaaaaattaaaagtgatttgaaaaaaaaaaagcaaaaataaataaaacaaaaaaatgaaaatggcaATATCATTAAGTGGTAATTACAGTTCTTATGTATGGTGTCAAGGTCTTCTAAAAAGTATTTTGAGTGAAAAAACCTACTTAGCAGGCAATAAAATGAATCTTAGCCTATGTAGAAAGAGTTGAGCTACatgtagtttaaaaaaacaatatgtaCTGCAAATAGAAAGCTTTTGAGAAATGCTAAAGCAATTTCttgtgtaaaatgtaatcacgaagaaaattgttatgaaaaatttaatacgtTTGCGCCTAAGGCTGTTTTTTGGGATTCTGTATCACATATCTccatatttccataaaaaatattgatttttacttaCAGActtctattatatatatatattattattcctaCAAGCAACATAGGACCGttatataaataattcaattttctcTATCTAAAGTTAGGGACTTTATCTCTCTCTAGATCTTGTTTTAGGCTGTCATTTCGAGCTCGGTCTGCCTTTTTCAGGTATGTGTTGGGCGTCCTGGCCTACGGCTACTCTGCGGACTTCATTCAATGGCCATTTTCGTTACATAGCCCGATGGTCTATAGACATATATTGAATTGAGTAAAttgataaattgaaaattttatattttgaaaattaattgcaaTGTTTCTCCCAAAAGTTTGTAAAGCTGACAAAACTTACTTtccaaaagaaaaatgtttctctttaattttggtgtttcactgagatttgaacctacgttctctcagtaaattccgaatggtagtcacgcacgaacccattcggctacggcggcgcaCTGGTTTATAGATACAGATATAATAATTTTGcccatataatatatataatataataattaacccattccaaaaaaaatcggaatttcTATTTCTTCTATTCCGATGGTAAATGtactcaaataaaatttatgcagTTTTCGTAAgacaagttaaataaaaagcctaaaaatttaaatatcatttttcattttttcttgtaaaaaaattactgaaaataccctaaattttcgagctctagaccatcgGGACACttttcgaacctgttaaacagtggcatctgcgcatgtcatagagaatgtgaagatcccgataccccaatagTTGACGACGGAATTCTTGTTCCGCtatccgaccatgacgaggtgagaatagcgataacgcggctaaagaacaacaaagccacggGCGCTGacagactgccggctgagctattcaaacatggcggcgaggagctggtaaggtgcatgcatcagctcctatgcaaaatatggtcggatgaaagcatgcctgccgattggaatttaagtgtgctctgcccaatccttaagaagggcgatcctgcagtctgtgccaattaccgcgggattagtctcctaaatatcgcctataaggttctcgcgagcgtattgtgtgaaaggctgaagcccaccgtcaaccaactgattggaccttatcagtgtggctttagacctggaaagtctaccatcaacCAAACATTCAGAATACGCCAAATCTtcaaaaagacccacgaaaggagaatcgacacacaccatcttttcgttgacttcaaagctgcattcgacagtaggaaaaggagttatctgtatgccgcgatgtctgaatttggtatccccacaaattTAACACgactttgcaagatgacgttgctcaacaccatcAGCGTCgttagaattgggaaggacctctccgagccgtttgataccaaacgaggtttcagacagggtgactccctgtcgtgtgacttctttaacctgaagttggagagcatcgtaccagctacagaacttaatcgctcaggcacaatttttttacaagagcgtacaattgttgacgtatgtcgatgatattgacatcatcggccttaacaacctcgctgttagttctgccttctctaaACTGGAGAATGAGTACCTccttctgcgcaagatttttggacctttgcacgagaagatctagcggctacgctggctgggtcatgttgtccgaatggatacaaacgctattctgtgcggtaccagctggtggtagcagaggaagaggaaggtctcctctgcgttggaaagatcaggtggagaaggacttggtttcacttggtgtgtccaactggcgccggttagcacgacaaagaaacgattggcgcgctttgtttaactcggccaaaatggcataagcggttatagcgccagttaagaagaagaagagagaagaatgcccgtgcatcagctgcgcgagcggctTCTTGTTAGTtggttggttacacttcgagtaccgGACACTGTAGATACGCCTTGTGTAAAGCTAATCGCTCTGTAACTACTACACTGCGGTAAATAACTGTAGGTCAGGGCCTTAGTGACTAATTgtgccaatttatttgtttcttatttaatttaaaaaaaaattttacaaaaacatagtTCAATCTCCTACAAAAACTgccttgatttttgaaaattatttttggctGGTGATCATCTGCATTTTCTCCTTATGAAGAATGCTGTAAATCttttataagaagaaaaaagccAACACAGcctgcaaaatattttgtaaaaaatgaaaGCGAACTTTGAGCtttttgaaacttgcacttcattACATTACTACAATTTAATGCGCATAcaagaaatttttctaaatattctagTTAGGCTTAAATGGTTGCCCAAAGGGTGAGACCTTAGGGCGAAGATATCAAACTCTGGTTAAAAAGTGTGatattttgctcaaaatttgtgtaattttttttaattatattggaACTTGAGTTTAAATGGattttgtaggagaatgaaccaaattttcatgaaaaaattattaaaattcaataagaaacaaataaccTGTCAAAACTTTCCAATAAGTGCCgctgtgctatagttatttaacgctgtgtatttgcattaaaatatcaatattcaTTGGCGTATGAATAAAATTGGCGCAAGTGAATAAGTatgtttcaattttcaaaaatattaaaatttctgtatttCTGAACAAACCAGTTTCCTCCTTTAATATTTATGAGCTTCTGATGGCTGTCTCACCATACAGTGCAACACTAAAAAATTCACTCACATTTGTATTTTAAACACTAATACAAACATTCCTATTGCTTTTCGCAACCACACTCACTCTCCTTTCCCGCACTTACAGATTGCTCAGCATTATTGGCTAGTGGCGGTTAATCTCCGCGCAGACAGTTCGCTTTACTCATTCGAGCAACAAAGACTGCCACAGCTGACAGCTAATGTGCGGATTAGTTGACGATTTGAAACGTCAAGTGGAAAGTAGAAGAAAGAATTATAACGAATTTGCCGTTTATTGTTTTAACCAAAAAGAAGTGAAGTGCtaaaatcacaaatatttaaaaaaaaaaaaactttaaaaatcacaaaatgcaTTCACAAATTGAACTGGTAGACATTAGTTTAAGCACACCGAATACACCAAATACACCGAACACGCCAAGCTCACCAACGCAACGACTGGACCAGGCAACTGgtgctattttaaattatatgttGGGTGATACTGTGCGTGAACGTGATGAGGAGGAACAGGATGCCATTGTGGAGGAGTCGGTAACTAAACGCAAGCAAACACGTACCGCTTGGCCGCCAGCGGCTCCTTCGGCGAATGATGGGAAACCACAACTACGTTACTTTGCCGTCGGCCCGAGCACCTACCAAATACGCTGCCCGTTGTGCAAGCAACGCGCCGACACAGAAACGGTGCAAATGGCTGGCATCATGGGACATCTCAGTTGTCTGCTCTCAACGCTATCCTGGTGCGTATGAGTGATTTTTAGTGTACCGAACGGCAAATTGTGTTggaaattaactaatttttttcttttatttccacAGCTGTTTTCCTATATTCTCACTATCCTTCGTATATGTCTGTCTGCAGAGTCGTTTGAAGAGTAAACGTATGTTCTGCAATAG is a genomic window of Anastrepha ludens isolate Willacy chromosome 6, idAnaLude1.1, whole genome shotgun sequence containing:
- the LOC128866899 gene encoding uncharacterized protein LOC128866899 is translated as MHSQIELVDISLSTPNTPNTPNTPSSPTQRLDQATGAILNYMLGDTVRERDEEEQDAIVEESVTKRKQTRTAWPPAAPSANDGKPQLRYFAVGPSTYQIRCPLCKQRADTETVQMAGIMGHLSCLLSTLSCCFPIFSLSFVYVCLQSRLKSKRMFCNRCGGHLGFFWRPT